The Flavobacterium sp. 1 genome contains the following window.
TGAATGGAAAAGTTTAAAACAATTCTCTGGGATTTTGATGGTGTTATAATGGACTCTATGCCGGTTCGTGATAAAGGATTCGAAATCGTTTTACAAAGCTATCCTGAGGACCAGGTTGATCTTTTGATGGATTATCATCGTAAAAACGGAGGATTATCTCGTTATAATAAGTTTAGATATTTTTTTGAAGAAATAAGAAAGGAGCCTATAACTAAAGATCAAATTCAAATATTGGCTGAAGAGTTTTCTGTTATAATGCTAAAGAATCTTTTGGATAAAAATTTATTAATTCAAGATTCTACAAACTTTATAAAAGAAAACCATAAAAAATATAATATGCATATTGTTTCAGGATCGGATGGAAATGAGTTGAGGTATATTTGTGAAAGTCTGGGGTTGTCAAAATATTTTATTTCAATTCATGGTTCTCCTACATCCAAAAAAGAGCTAGTAAAAGATTTATTAATCGCAAATAAATATACAAATGATGAAACTTGTCTTATTGGAGATTCCCTTAATGATTTAGAAGCTGCAGAGGTAAATAATATTGCTTTCCTTGGATATAATAATGAATTATTGATTTCGAAATCTAAAAGATACATCCAGATGTTTTCGAATATTTAATTATTTAATAGACCATTTTACTCTAAACAATCACTAAATAACCAATTTTTTATTATATAAAAAAAATTTATGAAAAAGAACTACTTTACTTTTCTATATTTATTTTTGATATTTATTTTTACTTATTGTAGCTCAGAAAAAGATTCTTTTTCTGAGAAGCCTCCAATAGATAATAACAAATCTCCAACGGAAGAAGCTTTTACCTTATTTCCAAAAGATCATGTTCCTAATTCTGACTTATATGGTGAGGGGGAGATATTGCAGAATCAGAGTGATAATCCTAAGTTTCTTTTATCTACAAGAAAGTGGCAAGGTGTACCCTCAATTGGTAAAGATAAATTCGGTAATTTATATGTAGCTTTTTTAGCTGGATCATGTCCTGGAGAATGTGATCTTAATTACCTGACCGTTTCGGTAAGCAGAGATAATGGAATAAGTTGGAGCGATAACAAATTAATATTATCGGTTACTCCTGAAGACTCTACAAAGATGAATGAGGCAAATTTTTTCAATGATAAATTTGGTAATCTTTATATGTATTGGGGTAAATACGTAAAGAAAAAAGGCGTTAAGGAATGGACTATAAGTTGGTATTCTAAGATTGATTTATCAGATGATGGTACTAAAATTAACTATACCCCGCCTCGAAGAATCGCAGAAGGGATTATGTTAAACAAATTGTTCTATTCTGATATCTCGGATCAAGTTATTTTTCCTATTGCTAGATGGTATGAAGGGGATCCTGAATTGCATAGACCTTTTATATACAAGGCAAACTATGGAGCTAAAAGCTTAACTAATTTTACAAAAGTGGGAGCAATTCCTGTGCCTGTTTCTGTGAGTGGGATTTATGAACATATGATTGTTCAGCTTAAAGATAATACTTATTTGGGAATGATTAGGACTAAAGATGGAATTTATTACTCAAAAAGCAGTGATGGAAATGTATGGGAGGATAGCAAGAGATTTACAGCTGTCGGCGCTACTACATATTCCCGATTTTATTTAGGTAAATTAAATTCTGGACGATTAATACTTATTTTTAATAATGACTATCTTAGGTCTAAAATGACTGTTTGCCTTTCTGAAGATGATGGTGTTACTTGGCCTTATAAAGTAGTGATAGATAATTATAAAGTACTTGTTAATACAGATACAGGTGATTATCATGGTGTAAGTTATCCTGATATGATTGAAACATCTCCTGGATTGTTGAACATAGTGTATGATCGCTTAAGAGCTCCGGAAGGAAACATTATTTTTGTTAAAATTTTAGAAGATGATATTTTGAAAAATAATACTTCCAATATTTTTACAACTAAAATAAGTACACTCAAATAAATATATTGAAAGTAATTCAGACTCTTGGGTCAAAAAACTATTTTTATAACAAAAAATGTCAAATAAAGCTTTAGCAAAGAATACACTTTTCCTTTATTTCAGGATGTTCCTTTCCTTGGTAATATCTCTTTATACTTCGAGGATTGTTTTGCGAGTACTAGGTGTTGAAAATTTTGGTATATATAACCTAGTAGGCGGGGTAGTGGTAATGTTTTCTTTTTTAAATGCAGCCATGTCTTCTACCACGCAGCGCTATATAAATATAGCGTTTACATCTAGCGTATTGGAGGATATAAGAAAAGTTTTCTCTACAAGTCTTAATGTTCATCTGGTTATTTCAATTGTAATAGTTATTCTTTCTGAAACTGTTGGTCTTTGGTTTTTAAACTGCAAATTAAATATACCGGATAATCGTATGTATGCTGCAAATGTAGTATACCAGATCTCAACTATTACAACCGTATTTGGAGTGTTACAAGTTCCGTATAATGCCATGATACTTGCGCATGAAAAATTTTCTTTTTTTGCGATTCTGGGCATTTTTGAAAGTTTGTCTAAACTGGCTGTGGTTGGCATACTAATTTATTTTCCAATATATGATTATTTGGTGTTGTATAGTTTGTTGATTGCATTAGTTATTGTTATGATTAATTTTATTTATTATATATATTGTCACAAAATATTTAAAAAAGAAGTTGAATATCATAACTTTAAAGATAAGGCTTTGTTTAAAGAATTAGTTACTTTTTCCAGCTGGATGCTTATGGGGCAGGTGGCTGCAATAGGTGCAACTGAAGGGCTAAATATGATTTTGAATATATTTGTAGGTGTTTTGGTTAATGCTTCAATGGGTATTGCTATTCAGGTTAATAATGCAGTGTACTCATTTGTGTCTAATTTTCAGACTGCTTTCAGACCACAACTTATACAATCCTACGCCCGAAAAGAATTAGATGCACATAAGAAAATGGTATTAAATACTTCAAAATATTCCTTTTTTTTAATGGCATTATTATCAGCTCCTGTTCTTTTTTTTTCGAATTATATTTTGACGCTATGGCTCGGTGATTCGCTTCCTCCCTATGTGGTAAGGTTTGTACAGTTTGTCATCCTGATTTCTTTAATAGACTCACTGTCTGGGCCTTTTTGGATGTCTGCACAAGCTATTGGGAGTATAAAAGAATATAATATTGTACTAACCATCATTAATATGTTAGTACTACCGTTAGCTTATTTATTGCTTTATTTAGGTTTCGATCCTGTTTCGGTAATAATTGGGAAATTGTGTATCAGTGTAGTAAATCAAATTTTCAGGTACTTCTTTATTAATAAATATCTTCATTTTGATAAAAAAGAACTCGTTTCATATTTTGTGGCTGTCCTTATACCATTTTCCTACCTGATTGCCCTTGTTGTCTTCAGTTTAGATTATAAGTTAAACTTTTTAGAATTTGCAGGCGGGGCGTCAGTTTTAGAGGTAATACTTTTGACGATTTTTATCGTATTTGGCTTAAGTGCTGTCGATCGAAAAATAATTAATGAGTTTATTAAGAATAAAATTAAAAAGCAATGAATGTTATAAAGAAGATAGTAAATAAACTAAAATTTAAGGTTTGTTTACAAAAAGCAAAATTCAGCTCTAAGAAGGTACTTATTAATTTTGATCCAAATTGGTTTAAAGATAAGCGTGTAGCGATTGTAGGTGGAGCAGATTCAGTGCTTAAAGAAAAATTAGGAGGCTATATTGATGGGTTTGATGTTGTTGTAAGGATTAATAAAGGAGTAGAGATTATAGCAACCCAATTTGAGTTTGTGGGTAAGAAAACTGATGTGCTTTTTCACAGTTTTCATGAAATTCCTTCTAATATGGGAGGAAGTCCAATTACTCCCGAATTGTGGCATGAACGCAATGTAAAAATACTTTTGTTTGCACTAAACTATGAGTATGGCTGGAATATCCTTAATCTTTTTCTTTTGTTTTTGAAAAACACAAAAAGAAGATTTAAGTTTTCGCAATTACCTAAAGATTTGTATTTAAAAAATGTGGCAGTAGTGCAGCCTACAGGGCCTACAACAGGATTTACTGCTATAAATACTGTGTTTAACTGTCAGCCAAAAGAACTTTACATTACTGGGATTACTTTTTTTAAGACGCCACACAATGCTGAATACCGAATTGTCAGTGATGATTTTTTAAAGGAAACATTGTGTGTAAATAATAGTCATGATGCGGAAGTAGAATATCGTCATGTTAAGAATTTGTATTTACAGAACACTGACATTATAAAACCAGATGCAACATTAGAGCTGATTTTTAAGAACAACTAAAATGTCAATAAATGCTATAAAAAAATAAATTGTCTTAAGGTATAGGATGACTTATCTTTGACGTCATAGGAATAAAATTATCAAAGTTCAAAAAAATATTTTTAAATCATATAATGTATATCGACCCAAAAGTAACAGTAGCAATACCTGTTTATAATGTAGAACCGTATGTAGAACGTTGTATAAATTCTGTAATAAATCAGGATTATAAAAATATAGAAATTCTAATTACTTATGATGTTAGTGACGATAATAGTTTGCAGATAGTAATTGATACATTGGAAAAAAGCACATTATCGTACAAGATTATTGAAAAAAAGAAAGAAGAAAAAGGATTAGGAAAATCACGAAATATTATTCTTGATAATTTTCAAGGAGATTACCTTTACTTTTTAGATAGTGATGACTACATAGCCCCATTTACAATTTCTTTAATGGTTACTGAGGCTATCTCTAACGATGCAGATATTGTGGCTGCATCTCATTGTAGTTTTGATGAGACAGAAAATAAAGTTGATAAATTTCAATATGCTGTTAAAAGAACTTTTGATAATAGTTTGTTGAAGTATTATGTTTATGTTGATAATGGCTATTTTTCTGTTTATTCATGGAATAAACTTTATAAAAAATCTTTTTTACGTGATAATAATATAAAGTGCATGCACGACGTAATTGAAGATGCCATTTTTTCTTTTCTTATAATTGAAAAAGCAAAAAAACAGTTGTTTTGCCAGATATTACTCTTCATTATTTAATTCGCAATTCATCAATTACAAACACAATAATGTATAATGATGTATCATTAGATACAGCAAGAATTTATCTCTCTATTCGAGATTATAAATATTTTTTGAAAAAAGACAATGATAAATTAGAATCTATATGCTGTAATATTGAAGCCTTTCTTTTTGGCTATATTTCAACGGTAAGAAATTCTTATAATAGTAAAAATATAAATAATCAAGAAAAATTAGATCTCTGTAAATCGGCATTTATAACACCTGACATACCATTTAAATACTTTTTTCAGTCTTTACATTCTAAAAAAGTAAGTCTAATACTGCTATTAGTAGTAAAGGTATTGCCGTTCAGATTTAATATGCTTTTAGTTAAATTATATCATAAAATTAAAAGTCTATGAGAGTACTTTGGTTTACTAATTCTTCGGTCGATTATCAAGAGCATATAACTGGATATAATGGTGGTGGCTGGATGAACTCATTAAAAAGCGTTCTAGACAAAGAGACAGATATTGAATTAGGAATTTCGTTTTTGCTTGAAGATTCTGAGTTTAAAAAAGAAATTAATGGAACTACATATTATCCGGTTTCTAATCATTCAGGTATTTTAGATAAAGTTATTTCTAAACTGAAATATGTAAACAATTTAAATAAACGTTTCAAAAATTCAGATAATCAATATGTGAAGAAATATCTTGATGTAATTAACGATTTTAAGCCTTCTGTTATTCATATTTGGGGAACTGAAAAAAATTTTGGTTTAATATGCGAACACACTAAAATTCCTGTAATTATTCATTTACAAGGAATAATTAATCCGTATTTGAATGCTTTTTTTCCTCCAAATATTTCACTGAAAGATTTTATTATTAAAGATGGTTTTAGTCCACTTTCTATTAGTAAAAATATAAAAGAATACAATGGCTGGAAATATATTGCAGACAGAGAAAAATATATATTTAAGAATTGTAAATTTTTCATGGGACGTACTGATTGGGACAGGATTTTGACTAAAATTTATTCGAAAAACGCAACTTATTTTCATTGTGAAGAAGCATTAAGAGATGAATTTTATACAAATTTAAAATGGGAACCACAAAAATCTAATAAAGCCAAGATTTTAACAACAATATCGGATCCATTGTATAAAGGTGGAGATTTATTATTGAAAGTTGCGAATTTATTAAAACAAGAATTAGATTTTGATTTTGAATGGGAAGTATACGGGATTGATGATTTAGTAGTTCAAGAAAAGTTAATAGGTATTAAGGCTTCTAATGTCAATTTGATGTTAAGAGGAAT
Protein-coding sequences here:
- a CDS encoding HAD family hydrolase, which encodes MEKFKTILWDFDGVIMDSMPVRDKGFEIVLQSYPEDQVDLLMDYHRKNGGLSRYNKFRYFFEEIRKEPITKDQIQILAEEFSVIMLKNLLDKNLLIQDSTNFIKENHKKYNMHIVSGSDGNELRYICESLGLSKYFISIHGSPTSKKELVKDLLIANKYTNDETCLIGDSLNDLEAAEVNNIAFLGYNNELLISKSKRYIQMFSNI
- a CDS encoding glycosyltransferase family A protein; this translates as MYIDPKVTVAIPVYNVEPYVERCINSVINQDYKNIEILITYDVSDDNSLQIVIDTLEKSTLSYKIIEKKKEEKGLGKSRNIILDNFQGDYLYFLDSDDYIAPFTISLMVTEAISNDADIVAASHCSFDETENKVDKFQYAVKRTFDNSLLKYYVYVDNGYFSVYSWNKLYKKSFLRDNNIKCMHDVIEDAIFSFLIIEKAKKQLFCQILLFII
- a CDS encoding glycosyltransferase family 29 protein translates to MNVIKKIVNKLKFKVCLQKAKFSSKKVLINFDPNWFKDKRVAIVGGADSVLKEKLGGYIDGFDVVVRINKGVEIIATQFEFVGKKTDVLFHSFHEIPSNMGGSPITPELWHERNVKILLFALNYEYGWNILNLFLLFLKNTKRRFKFSQLPKDLYLKNVAVVQPTGPTTGFTAINTVFNCQPKELYITGITFFKTPHNAEYRIVSDDFLKETLCVNNSHDAEVEYRHVKNLYLQNTDIIKPDATLELIFKNN
- a CDS encoding sialidase family protein, with protein sequence MKKNYFTFLYLFLIFIFTYCSSEKDSFSEKPPIDNNKSPTEEAFTLFPKDHVPNSDLYGEGEILQNQSDNPKFLLSTRKWQGVPSIGKDKFGNLYVAFLAGSCPGECDLNYLTVSVSRDNGISWSDNKLILSVTPEDSTKMNEANFFNDKFGNLYMYWGKYVKKKGVKEWTISWYSKIDLSDDGTKINYTPPRRIAEGIMLNKLFYSDISDQVIFPIARWYEGDPELHRPFIYKANYGAKSLTNFTKVGAIPVPVSVSGIYEHMIVQLKDNTYLGMIRTKDGIYYSKSSDGNVWEDSKRFTAVGATTYSRFYLGKLNSGRLILIFNNDYLRSKMTVCLSEDDGVTWPYKVVIDNYKVLVNTDTGDYHGVSYPDMIETSPGLLNIVYDRLRAPEGNIIFVKILEDDILKNNTSNIFTTKISTLK
- a CDS encoding oligosaccharide flippase family protein; translation: MSNKALAKNTLFLYFRMFLSLVISLYTSRIVLRVLGVENFGIYNLVGGVVVMFSFLNAAMSSTTQRYINIAFTSSVLEDIRKVFSTSLNVHLVISIVIVILSETVGLWFLNCKLNIPDNRMYAANVVYQISTITTVFGVLQVPYNAMILAHEKFSFFAILGIFESLSKLAVVGILIYFPIYDYLVLYSLLIALVIVMINFIYYIYCHKIFKKEVEYHNFKDKALFKELVTFSSWMLMGQVAAIGATEGLNMILNIFVGVLVNASMGIAIQVNNAVYSFVSNFQTAFRPQLIQSYARKELDAHKKMVLNTSKYSFFLMALLSAPVLFFSNYILTLWLGDSLPPYVVRFVQFVILISLIDSLSGPFWMSAQAIGSIKEYNIVLTIINMLVLPLAYLLLYLGFDPVSVIIGKLCISVVNQIFRYFFINKYLHFDKKELVSYFVAVLIPFSYLIALVVFSLDYKLNFLEFAGGASVLEVILLTIFIVFGLSAVDRKIINEFIKNKIKKQ
- a CDS encoding glycosyltransferase; the encoded protein is MRVLWFTNSSVDYQEHITGYNGGGWMNSLKSVLDKETDIELGISFLLEDSEFKKEINGTTYYPVSNHSGILDKVISKLKYVNNLNKRFKNSDNQYVKKYLDVINDFKPSVIHIWGTEKNFGLICEHTKIPVIIHLQGIINPYLNAFFPPNISLKDFIIKDGFSPLSISKNIKEYNGWKYIADREKYIFKNCKFFMGRTDWDRILTKIYSKNATYFHCEEALRDEFYTNLKWEPQKSNKAKILTTISDPLYKGGDLLLKVANLLKQELDFDFEWEVYGIDDLVVQEKLIGIKASNVNLMLRGMGTSEQIRLALQTANVFVHPSYIDNSPNSVCEAQICGVPVIACNVGGMSSLIKNNLTGVIVPANDPYTLAYSIKEICLTESIAEKISTEAVKVANSRHNRTEIIMNLISIYKILHDSQTS